ATGCTTCAATGGCTCCCAGAGAACGTATCAACGTTCGGGCAAGGCGTTGATAACCTCTTTCACGCTATCTATTGGCTTACCCTTATTGTGTTCGTCCTTGTGATAGGGACCCTCATCGTTTTCTTGATTAAATATCGCCATCAGGAAGGTAAGAGAGCGGATTACATCGAGGGAAGCACAACGCTGGAAATTGCTTGGACAGGTGTTACAACGGTAATTGTCTTTGTGCTCGCGATGTTCAGCTACCCCCAGTGGAACAATATTAAATCACCCACACAATTTCCCGAGAACCCAGATGTTGTTGTACAGGTCAGCGGCAAGCAGTTTAACTGGGATATGACGTATCCCGGGCCCGATAACGAATTCGGAACAGATGATGACCTGGTATTAGAAAACGAATTGCATGTGCCGGTCGACGCGGTCGTGCATATCCGATTAACCTCTGTGGATGTCATCCACAGCTTTTTTGTACCACAATTACGACTCAAACAGGATGCATTGCCTAACCGATTTATCGAGGTCTGGTTTGAAGCAACAAAGGCAGGGCGTTATGAGATTCCTTGTGCGGAACTCTGTGGATTCGGACACTCTGGAATGCTCGGCTACCTTAATGTGCATGATCAAGCGGACTACGATGCTTGGGTACAAGAAAGATGGCCTCAGTAGGCTGAAGGAGGATAATAACGATGCACGATAACGAACATACAGAACATCATCACGAAGAAAGTTTTATTCGTAAATACATCTTTTCGCTCGACCACAAAACGATTGGTAAGCAGTTTCTTATCTATGGACTGATTATGTTTTTCGTTGGTGGCGGGCTTGCGCTGCTTTTTAGATGGCAACTCGCTTACCCCGATAGACCGCTACCTATTATCGGTGCCTCGCAACAGTATCTTGACGAGGGTGAAGTTGTCACAGGTGCTGATAGAATGTGGGAACGCATCTATGATTCCGATAAGGAGGAGTGGCTTGAGGTAAACATGCCGAGTGGTGTCATCACACCCGAATTTTACAACATGCTGTTTACGATGCATGCCACCATTATGGTCTTCTTTGTCGTGGTTCCCATCTTGGTCGGTGCTTTCGGAAACTTCCTGATTCCGTTGATGATTGGTACACGCGATATGGCGTTTCCGGTCCTCAACATGCTCTCCTTTTGGCTTGCAGTCCTTGCGGCGATTATCATGACAGTCGGGTTCTTTGTACCCGGTGGACACGCCTCAGCAGGATGGACGGGCTACGCGCCGCTCTCTTCTGACCCACAGTGGACAGGGGTCGAGTGGGGGCTAAACCTCTGGGCGATCAGCCTCCTGATTCAGGGTTTTTCCTCTCTGGTAGGTTCTATTAACTACATCACGACGATTATCAACATGCGTGCACCCGGGATGACGTTCTTTCGGATGCCATTAGTCATCTGGTCGCTTTTCATCGTCGCGATTCTCTTGCTACTCGCGTTCCCCGTGCTCTCTTCTGCCCTCGCGCTTCTTATCTTTGATAGGCTTGCGGGAACGACGTTCTTTAGTGCTACGGCGGAGGGCGGCGGTGATCCGCTCCTGTGGCAACATCTCTTCTGGTTCTTCGGACACCCTGAAGTCTATATCCTTATCTTACCGGGGATGGGAATTGCCTCTGAATTGGTGGCTGTCTTTTCACGGAAACCGATCTTCGGATACCGTTCTATGGTCTACGCAATGATCGCCATCGCTTTTTTGGGATGGATTGTCTGGGGACACCACATGTTCCAGAGTGGGATGCGCCCCGGTTTAGGTTCCATATTCATGACAACAACCATGCTCATTGCGGTGCCTTCAGCCATTAAAACATTTAACTGGTTGGGTACAATGTTCCGAGGTTCAATCCGATTTACAACGCCGATGCTCCACGGTATTGCTTTCGTTTCGATGTTCGTAATTGGTGGACTCAGCGGTATCTACATGGCAAACACGCCGGTTGACATCTTCATCCACGATACCTATTACATTGTGGCGCATATTCACTATGTGGTGTTCGGCGGAAGTCTGTTCGCTATTTTCGGTGGCATTATCTTTTGGTTCCCGAAGATGTACGGACGCTATATGAACGATGTTCTTGCCAAAATTCACTTTTGGTTGACTTTCATAGCGTTCAACTGCACCTTCTTCCCAATGCATATTCTCGGCGTAGGCGGACACATGCGGCGAATCTCCAATCCGCAGCAGTATGAATTCCTGCAAGGATTTGAAGGCATGAACATCTTTATCACAATGAGTGCGTTTACCCTTGGGTTCGCACAATTGATACTCGTCTTCAACTTCTTCTGGAGTATGTACCGCGGCAAAGTCGCTGAGAAAAACCCTTGGCACGTAAACACGCTGGAATGGGAGGCACCTACACCAGTGCCGCACGGCAATTTCGGTCAAATCCCCACTGTATATCGGGGTCCTTATGAATATAGTGTACCCGGTGAGGAATCTGATTGGATTCCGCAGGCGCAACCTGAACATGCCCCTGCGACAGGTGGAGACTAAGAAACGGAGAAAGAATAGTTTTCGTGGAAACTTGGCATGGAGCAACACGCAAGTTATAACCCATGGCTGCACAGAACGGCACGCCTCACTGCAGGTGCGACTTTCTTATTGATTGTCATCGGTGGAATTGTCACAAGTACCGAGTCTGGATTGGCTGTACCCGATTGGCCAACGACCTTCGGGTATAACATGTTTCTCTATCCGTTGTCGGAGATGGTAGGCGGTATCCTATATGAGCATAGTCATCGGCTCATGGGTTCCCTTGTTGGACTCTTGACAGTTGGTCTCTTTATCTTCGCTTTGGTGAGAGATACTCGTAAGTGGTTGAAGTGGCTTGGACTTGTGGCTCTTATTGCTGTTATTGTTCAGGGTGTCCTCGGTGGACTTCGGGTTACGCAGATTAACCGCAACTTCGCGATCGTACATGCGTGTCTCGCGCAAGCGTTTTTTGCACTACTCTGTGGGATTGCTTGGTTTACCTCTCGTGATTGGTGGAAGGATAGAACCGCATCTGTAAACGAGACGGCACAGAAGCTGCGACGGTTAAGTCTGATTACGACGTGTCTTATTTATCTGCAGCTCATTTTTGGCGCGATTTTACGGCATACCGGAAGTAGGCTTGATGCGCATCTTCTTTTCGCCTTTTTGGTTGCGCTGCATATCTTTCTGTTGGCGAGACGTATCCTTGGGACAAATGATGAAACGCAGCGGATCGCTCCGTCGATGACACTCTTATTGTTGGGATTACTTTTTGTCCAGTTGATGCTCGGCACGGGAGCGTTTTTCGCGAAACTGACTGCTTTCGGTGAAACATTTGCAACCGCGCTCACAGTCACGATTACCACTGCCCACGTTGCGGTCGGCGCATTGATGCTGGTAAGCAGTTTCGTGCTTACACTGAAGATTTACCGGTTCACCGATGCATCGGTAGTTGTTGATGCGTCTGTAAGTGGGGCTTTGGCTGCAGAATGAGATAAACATAACGCAAGTTGCCACCTATTGATAGACATAGCACTCCGCTGGAGTGCGATCGCGTAAATACACGATTTTCTATAGACATATCACCCCTCTGGGGTGTGGAAAGAGGTTGAAAAACGTTTCTGAAATGTGCAAAATCTGTTAGTAGCAACTTAGGTTAAACATAATGCGTTCAACAACGGTAACCTTACCAGACAACACAGACGCGGCAAATCCACCGTCAAAGCAGACGGTTTTTGTGCATCGCGCTGCTGATTATGTCGAACTTGTCAAACCGCGATTGGTTGTGATGATACTCATTACAACCGCGGCGGGTTTCTATCTCGGCGCACAGACCGTTGATTGGCTCCGATGCCTGCATACGCTTATCGGTGCGGGGTTGACAGCAGCGGGTGTATTGGGTCTCAACCAATACTTGGAACGCGATGTAGACGCACAGATGAAACGGACGCGGGAAAGACCCTTGCCTGATGGCAGAATGAATCCGTTGGAGGCACTCCTCGTTGGTGTTGTGCTTACGGGTGGTGGAATGTTGTATCTAACGTTCATTGTGAATGTGCTGAGTGGGTTGGTTATTTCGCTGATAGTCGTCAGTTATCTGTTTCTCTATACGCCGCTTAAGCGGAAGACTTCGCTGTGTACCCTCATCGGTGCGGTGCCTGGGGCACTTCCACCTGTCGTTGGATGGGTTGCGGCAAGAGGTTCGCTGACAGGTGAAGCGTGGGTGTTATTTACGATACTCTTTTTGTGGCAGATACCTCACTCACTCGCAATCGCCTACATCTATCGCGAGGATTACGCGAAAGCGGGTTTCCGTCTGTTACCGGTTATTCATCC
The nucleotide sequence above comes from Candidatus Poribacteria bacterium. Encoded proteins:
- the coxB gene encoding cytochrome c oxidase subunit II produces the protein MLQWLPENVSTFGQGVDNLFHAIYWLTLIVFVLVIGTLIVFLIKYRHQEGKRADYIEGSTTLEIAWTGVTTVIVFVLAMFSYPQWNNIKSPTQFPENPDVVVQVSGKQFNWDMTYPGPDNEFGTDDDLVLENELHVPVDAVVHIRLTSVDVIHSFFVPQLRLKQDALPNRFIEVWFEATKAGRYEIPCAELCGFGHSGMLGYLNVHDQADYDAWVQERWPQ
- a CDS encoding cbb3-type cytochrome c oxidase subunit I, yielding MHDNEHTEHHHEESFIRKYIFSLDHKTIGKQFLIYGLIMFFVGGGLALLFRWQLAYPDRPLPIIGASQQYLDEGEVVTGADRMWERIYDSDKEEWLEVNMPSGVITPEFYNMLFTMHATIMVFFVVVPILVGAFGNFLIPLMIGTRDMAFPVLNMLSFWLAVLAAIIMTVGFFVPGGHASAGWTGYAPLSSDPQWTGVEWGLNLWAISLLIQGFSSLVGSINYITTIINMRAPGMTFFRMPLVIWSLFIVAILLLLAFPVLSSALALLIFDRLAGTTFFSATAEGGGDPLLWQHLFWFFGHPEVYILILPGMGIASELVAVFSRKPIFGYRSMVYAMIAIAFLGWIVWGHHMFQSGMRPGLGSIFMTTTMLIAVPSAIKTFNWLGTMFRGSIRFTTPMLHGIAFVSMFVIGGLSGIYMANTPVDIFIHDTYYIVAHIHYVVFGGSLFAIFGGIIFWFPKMYGRYMNDVLAKIHFWLTFIAFNCTFFPMHILGVGGHMRRISNPQQYEFLQGFEGMNIFITMSAFTLGFAQLILVFNFFWSMYRGKVAEKNPWHVNTLEWEAPTPVPHGNFGQIPTVYRGPYEYSVPGEESDWIPQAQPEHAPATGGD
- a CDS encoding COX15/CtaA family protein; translated protein: MEQHASYNPWLHRTARLTAGATFLLIVIGGIVTSTESGLAVPDWPTTFGYNMFLYPLSEMVGGILYEHSHRLMGSLVGLLTVGLFIFALVRDTRKWLKWLGLVALIAVIVQGVLGGLRVTQINRNFAIVHACLAQAFFALLCGIAWFTSRDWWKDRTASVNETAQKLRRLSLITTCLIYLQLIFGAILRHTGSRLDAHLLFAFLVALHIFLLARRILGTNDETQRIAPSMTLLLLGLLFVQLMLGTGAFFAKLTAFGETFATALTVTITTAHVAVGALMLVSSFVLTLKIYRFTDASVVVDASVSGALAAE
- the cyoE gene encoding heme o synthase, which codes for MRSTTVTLPDNTDAANPPSKQTVFVHRAADYVELVKPRLVVMILITTAAGFYLGAQTVDWLRCLHTLIGAGLTAAGVLGLNQYLERDVDAQMKRTRERPLPDGRMNPLEALLVGVVLTGGGMLYLTFIVNVLSGLVISLIVVSYLFLYTPLKRKTSLCTLIGAVPGALPPVVGWVAARGSLTGEAWVLFTILFLWQIPHSLAIAYIYREDYAKAGFRLLPVIHPDGASTCRQIVINCVALLGVGLLPALYNIAGSLYFFTALVAGVAFLAFGIYLARTRSVKAARYLLYASLLYLPLVFITMALDKI